A region from the Clostridium beijerinckii genome encodes:
- a CDS encoding histidine kinase: MFTKEYEPIEVTISCERLKHNNENIYFIEKNKNSSIKERFDFVKQLYTDRKTGISIISVPDLIILDVNDNYINFFDEPYNRIDNCIGKKHDIITSKYRGSEAEKKLNSVITTGKPYYVEEFEQDCCESGTTYWNISIVPMFVEGNLKYIINRILDVTEKVINRKLLNERVEIIKKQKQQLEAIAENISDQLVFIDKNGDYTLINKIAKPNLLYDIITIKNDHTALKQAEYFDMNGDLISYENLPVQRVIRGEKISRYILIAKIKNTTTYTAVTGTPTYDTAGNFIGGVMIYRDMTEKIKNQEDEFLKTQYKALDTLIENLELGCAIASYPDLNIKYINNKYCNRLKKINPEIESSSIMGKNVFDIFKYNKHQRTKLEINLQESIEKKSKSCFYYKKYIDAGEEKFLKIMCQPMFGLNNKVIEVIFIEIDITEEIKAQNRMEETLKIQDQMFSNISHELKTPLNVIFSTNQLMEFYLKNDSFEANSKKVSKGINIIKQNCYRFTKIINNIIDISKIESGFLKLNLSNENIVNITEDIVESVSDYIEEKGLNIVFDTNTEEKIIACDPDKIERIILNIISNAVKFTNRNGSIFINILDKGDTVEILIKDTGIGMEKKYLDNIFKRFHQIDKSLSRNAEGSGIGLSLVKSIVELHGGKISAESKPDEGSIFKIELPAITIENPKVIPESKAINSKIERINVEFSDIYSIS; this comes from the coding sequence ATGTTTACTAAGGAATATGAACCAATAGAAGTTACTATATCTTGTGAACGTTTAAAACACAATAATGAAAATATTTACTTTATTGAAAAGAATAAAAACTCGAGTATTAAAGAAAGATTCGATTTCGTTAAGCAACTGTATACAGACCGCAAAACAGGGATTTCAATCATTAGTGTTCCTGATTTAATTATACTTGATGTAAACGATAACTATATCAATTTTTTTGATGAGCCTTATAATAGAATTGACAATTGTATTGGTAAAAAACATGACATAATAACATCTAAATATAGAGGTAGTGAGGCAGAAAAAAAATTAAATTCTGTCATAACTACAGGTAAACCGTATTATGTAGAAGAATTTGAACAAGATTGTTGTGAGAGTGGAACTACTTATTGGAATATATCTATTGTACCAATGTTTGTAGAAGGAAATTTAAAATATATAATTAATAGGATATTGGATGTAACAGAAAAAGTTATAAATAGAAAGCTTTTAAATGAGCGAGTTGAAATTATTAAAAAGCAGAAACAGCAGTTGGAAGCCATCGCTGAAAATATCTCTGACCAACTGGTGTTTATTGATAAAAATGGTGACTATACTTTGATAAATAAAATAGCTAAACCTAACCTTTTATACGATATTATAACAATAAAAAATGATCACACTGCTTTAAAACAAGCAGAATATTTTGATATGAATGGAGATTTAATTTCTTATGAAAATCTACCTGTGCAAAGGGTAATAAGAGGTGAAAAAATTTCTAGATATATATTAATTGCAAAGATTAAAAATACCACTACTTATACAGCTGTAACAGGTACTCCAACATATGATACAGCAGGGAATTTTATTGGAGGAGTAATGATTTATCGTGATATGACTGAAAAGATAAAAAATCAGGAAGATGAATTCTTAAAAACTCAATATAAAGCATTAGATACATTAATAGAAAATTTAGAGTTGGGATGTGCAATTGCTTCCTATCCCGATTTAAATATCAAATATATCAACAATAAATATTGCAACAGATTAAAGAAAATTAATCCAGAGATAGAGTCGTCATCTATTATGGGAAAAAATGTATTCGATATATTTAAATACAATAAGCACCAAAGGACTAAATTAGAAATTAATCTTCAAGAATCAATAGAAAAAAAATCAAAGTCGTGCTTCTATTATAAAAAATACATTGATGCAGGTGAAGAAAAATTTTTAAAAATAATGTGCCAACCTATGTTTGGATTAAACAATAAGGTTATTGAAGTGATTTTTATTGAAATAGATATAACTGAAGAGATAAAAGCACAAAATAGAATGGAAGAAACTCTTAAAATACAGGACCAAATGTTTTCAAATATATCACATGAACTTAAAACTCCTTTAAATGTAATTTTCAGCACAAACCAATTAATGGAGTTTTATTTAAAAAATGATTCCTTCGAAGCTAATAGCAAAAAGGTTTCTAAAGGTATTAATATCATTAAACAAAATTGTTACAGGTTCACAAAGATTATTAACAATATAATAGATATATCAAAAATAGAATCTGGATTTCTAAAATTAAATTTATCAAATGAAAATATAGTTAATATTACTGAAGATATTGTTGAATCAGTATCAGATTACATTGAGGAAAAAGGATTGAATATTGTTTTTGATACAAATACAGAGGAAAAAATTATAGCCTGTGATCCTGATAAGATAGAACGGATTATTCTAAATATTATTTCTAATGCAGTTAAGTTTACAAATAGAAATGGAAGCATATTTATAAATATACTTGATAAAGGGGATACTGTTGAAATATTAATAAAGGATACTGGTATAGGAATGGAAAAGAAGTACTTGGATAATATTTTTAAAAGATTTCATCAAATAGATAAGTCTCTTTCACGTAATGCTGAAGGAAGTGGTATTGGATTATCCTTAGTAAAATCAATAGTTGAACTTCATGGTGGAAAAATAAGTGCAGAAAGTAAACCAGATGAAGGAAGTATATTTAAAATAGAACTTCCTGCAATTACTATAGAAAATCCGAAGGTTATTCCGGAAAGCAAGGCTATAAACAGTAAAATTGAAAGGATAAATGTTGAATTTTCTGATATATATTCAATATCATAA
- a CDS encoding metal-sensitive transcriptional repressor, whose translation MRQCMDIPKVQTRIKKIEGQLRAISEMVDKDIPCEDILIQINAAKSALHKVGQVVLEGHLQHCVRDGIEHGDADKTIAEFSKAVEHFSRMS comes from the coding sequence ATGCGTCAATGTATGGACATTCCAAAGGTTCAAACAAGAATAAAAAAAATTGAAGGTCAACTTAGAGCAATTTCAGAAATGGTAGATAAAGATATTCCTTGTGAAGATATTTTAATACAAATTAATGCAGCGAAAAGTGCATTACATAAAGTTGGGCAAGTCGTGTTAGAAGGTCATTTACAACACTGCGTTCGAGACGGTATAGAACATGGTGATGCTGACAAAACAATTGCCGAATTTAGTAAAGCTGTAGAACATTTTTCAAGAATGAGTTAG
- a CDS encoding heavy metal translocating P-type ATPase, which yields MKRLINFFKNEETRTIAFLIISAISLVVSFFHIGDLKIDAAWIAIILCGIPIIKGAVEALIEEFDIKADVLVAIALVASILINEIFAAGEVAFIMTLGALLEERTVAKARAGIEKLVHLTPSTARVVRDGIESIIPAEQVKVSDTLRVLAGETIAVDGVIIFGQTSINQSVMTGESLPVDKGALDEVSSGTVNQFGTFDMKATKVGENSSLQRMIKLVESADASKAKIVGMADRWATWIVVIALVSAIGTWFITGEIIRAVTILVVFCPCSLVLATPTAIMASIGNASKFGILVREGDALERLSKVTILAFDKTGTLTYGKPDVVAVESYTSDISSEKLLILTASAELRSEHPLGKAIVSHFRNTSTITLEDPQEFTMIAGRGVKAIVADDIIFAGNTHLLIENSVIISQDMLDKASNYINEGCTIIYVAINGCEAGFIALSDTLRKDSADMIKKLKALNVESLLLTGDNPLAASHIAKSIGIVNIRSQCLPEDKMFAIEEYQNKNQMVCMVGDGINDAPALKKAYVGVAMGGIGSDIAVDAADIALVNDDIKCITHLLSLSQKTMKTIKLNLTLSMMLNFVAIILAMTGILDPILGALVHNIGSVIVIINSAVLLNFKSK from the coding sequence ATGAAAAGATTAATTAATTTTTTTAAAAATGAAGAAACCCGTACAATAGCCTTTCTAATAATATCTGCTATATCATTGGTAGTGAGCTTTTTCCATATTGGAGATCTCAAAATTGATGCAGCGTGGATAGCAATTATTCTCTGCGGTATTCCTATTATTAAAGGTGCAGTAGAAGCACTTATAGAAGAATTTGATATTAAGGCAGATGTTTTAGTTGCAATAGCACTTGTTGCTTCGATTTTGATTAATGAAATATTTGCTGCAGGCGAAGTTGCCTTTATTATGACACTAGGTGCTTTATTAGAGGAACGTACTGTTGCGAAAGCACGTGCTGGAATTGAGAAACTGGTACATCTTACCCCAAGTACTGCAAGAGTTGTTCGTGATGGTATAGAAAGTATTATACCAGCTGAGCAAGTTAAAGTTTCTGATACCCTCCGTGTACTTGCAGGTGAAACTATTGCTGTTGATGGTGTTATAATATTTGGACAAACCTCAATAAATCAATCCGTTATGACAGGAGAATCTCTACCTGTAGATAAAGGTGCTTTGGATGAGGTTTCTAGCGGAACTGTAAACCAATTTGGCACCTTTGATATGAAAGCCACCAAAGTAGGTGAAAATAGTTCATTACAAAGAATGATTAAACTAGTAGAATCTGCTGATGCAAGTAAGGCTAAAATTGTTGGCATGGCTGACAGATGGGCTACTTGGATTGTTGTGATTGCTCTTGTATCTGCAATTGGTACATGGTTTATTACAGGAGAAATCATTCGTGCTGTTACCATTCTTGTTGTATTCTGCCCATGTTCTTTGGTACTTGCAACTCCAACTGCCATTATGGCTAGTATTGGTAATGCTTCCAAGTTCGGTATTCTTGTTCGTGAAGGAGATGCTCTAGAAAGACTATCTAAAGTAACTATACTTGCATTTGATAAAACTGGAACTCTCACTTATGGTAAACCTGATGTTGTAGCAGTTGAAAGCTATACTTCTGATATAAGTTCAGAAAAATTACTAATACTTACAGCTTCAGCTGAATTACGTTCAGAGCATCCATTAGGTAAAGCTATCGTTTCCCATTTTAGAAATACATCAACTATAACTTTAGAAGATCCACAAGAATTTACAATGATTGCAGGCCGTGGCGTTAAGGCAATTGTTGCAGATGATATCATTTTTGCTGGAAATACTCATTTGTTAATTGAAAATTCCGTAATAATATCTCAAGATATGTTGGACAAGGCATCTAACTATATAAATGAGGGTTGCACAATTATATATGTTGCCATAAATGGTTGTGAGGCTGGTTTTATTGCTTTATCTGATACATTACGTAAAGATTCTGCTGATATGATTAAAAAACTTAAAGCACTTAATGTAGAAAGTTTATTACTAACTGGCGATAACCCGTTAGCAGCTTCACATATTGCAAAGAGTATTGGCATTGTAAATATTCGTTCTCAATGCTTACCAGAAGATAAAATGTTTGCAATTGAAGAATATCAGAATAAAAATCAAATGGTTTGCATGGTTGGTGATGGCATTAATGATGCACCTGCATTAAAAAAAGCATATGTAGGTGTTGCAATGGGTGGCATAGGTAGCGATATTGCTGTTGATGCAGCAGATATTGCCCTTGTCAATGATGACATTAAATGTATTACTCATCTATTAAGCCTATCACAAAAAACTATGAAAACAATTAAGCTGAATTTAACTCTTTCTATGATGCTAAATTTTGTGGCTATTATACTAGCAATGACAGGTATTTTAGACCCAATACTTGGTGCCTTAGTACATAATATTGGCTCTGTTATAGTTATTATAAATTCTGCAGTATTATTAAATTTCAAGAGTAAATAA
- a CDS encoding acid-soluble spore protein — MSSNNSGSNRTLVPEARQGLNRLKTEVASEIGLQNYESTDKGNLSSRQNGSVGGEMVKRMVESYEKGL, encoded by the coding sequence ATGAGCTCAAATAACAGTGGAAGTAACAGAACTCTAGTACCAGAAGCAAGACAAGGGTTAAACAGATTAAAAACTGAGGTTGCATCAGAAATCGGATTACAAAACTATGAAAGCACAGATAAAGGAAACCTTTCTTCAAGACAAAATGGAAGTGTTGGTGGGGAAATGGTAAAGAGAATGGTAGAAAGTTACGAAAAAGGACTTTAA
- a CDS encoding acid-soluble spore protein, translating to MGSNNNSSNRTLVPEARQGLNKFKTEVASSIGLQDYEGTDKGNLSSRQNGSVGGEMVKRMVESYEKGL from the coding sequence ATGGGCTCAAACAACAATTCAAGTAACAGAACTTTAGTACCAGAAGCAAGACAAGGGTTAAACAAATTTAAAACTGAGGTTGCTTCATCAATTGGATTACAAGACTATGAAGGCACAGATAAAGGAAACCTTTCTTCAAGACAAAATGGAAGCGTTGGTGGGGAAATGGTAAAGAGAATGGTAGAAAGTTACGAAAAAGGACTTTAA
- a CDS encoding spore coat protein, whose protein sequence is MNGLIETLTGMNKMTDQVIATDFLISAKSAVQNYAVAITETTSPEIREVLKRQLKEAIFTHETISNYMMANGYYQAYDLQEQFKLDLETTDTALNLT, encoded by the coding sequence GTGAATGGATTAATAGAAACTCTTACAGGAATGAATAAAATGACAGATCAAGTAATTGCTACTGATTTTTTAATATCAGCTAAGAGTGCGGTACAAAATTATGCAGTTGCAATAACAGAAACAACTTCTCCAGAAATTAGGGAAGTTTTAAAAAGACAACTAAAAGAAGCCATTTTTACTCATGAAACAATTTCAAACTATATGATGGCAAATGGTTATTATCAAGCCTATGATTTACAAGAACAATTTAAGTTAGATTTGGAAACAACAGACACAGCCTTGAATCTTACATAA